A DNA window from Mytilus edulis chromosome 14, xbMytEdul2.2, whole genome shotgun sequence contains the following coding sequences:
- the LOC139504079 gene encoding uncharacterized protein, translated as MTPYIADGKNWQDLLPCILFSMNNTVNASLGYSPFEIVYGRRPNFPLTKHFRQDINTLPNDCHEYVQNLCARLEIIRSEVKEHALTSQIKMVERVNDSLNPLQYAEHDYVYLSKNPTGQGQKLKYRYAGPYIIHKIHSPHMVVLKDPDSQKCLPNPIHINRIKPAYVRQPNPAQYFMDQVETKMHVNTTTDQNTASDFSETSELSNTTVSHSEINDNDSNDTENDTGKIVINNNSNNATDEQTKKCKGKSIQSPIRKSTRLKKKPARFEDESFTDPGDKTVSSDENRFYKVKRTLARKIVDGTMSYLVHFIGEPAQNARWLKESDFDKKTRDLINHRPPPQIL; from the coding sequence ATGACTCCATACATTGCAGATGGTAAGAACTGGCAAGATTTATTACCTTGTATTCTTTTCTCAATGAACAATACCGTTAACGCCAGTCTAGGATATTCTCCATTTGAGATAGTTTACGGCAGGAGGCCTAATTTTCCATTAACCAAACATTTTAGACAGGATATAAACACGCTTCCAAACGATTGTCATGAATATGTTCAAAATTTGTGCGCAAGATTAGAAATAATTCGATCAGAAGTGAAAGAACATGCATTAACTTCTCAAATAAAAATGGTGGAACGTGTAAATGACAGTTTGAACCCTCTACAGTACGCAGAACATGATTATGTTTATCTCAGCAAAAATCCTACAGGACAGGGACAAAAACTGAAATACCGTTATGCTGGGCCATATATCATTCATAAAATTCACAGTCCTCATATGGTAGTTTTGAAGGACCCAGATTCACAAAAATGCCTTCCGAATCCTATTCACATTAATCGGATAAAACCGGCGTACGTGCGTCAACCAAATCCTGCACAATACTTCATGGATCAAGTTGAAACAAAAATGCATGTTAATACAACCACGGACCAAAATACTGCATCGGACTTCTCTGAAACAAGTGAATTATCGAATACGACAGTGTCACATTCTGAAATAAATGACAATGATTCAAATGATACAGAGAACGACACAGGAAAAATTGTGAtaaataacaattcaaacaatGCGACAGACGAACAAACAAAAAAGTGCAAAGGGAAAAGTATTCAGTCCCCAATCCGGAAATCAACCCGATTAAAAAAGAAACCAGCTCGGTTTGAAGATGAAAGTTTCACCGATCCAGGAGACAAAACTGTTTCGAGTGATGAAAATCGTTTTTACAAAGTTAAACGAACACTTGCTAGGAAAATTGTGGACGGAACAATGAGTTATTTAGTTCATTTCATTGGAGAACCGGCTCAAAATGCCCGTTGGCTAAAGGAGTCCGATTTTGACAAGAAAACCCGTGATTTGATAAACCACCGACCACCTCCACAAATTCTTTAA